Proteins from one Planctomycetota bacterium genomic window:
- the smpB gene encoding SsrA-binding protein SmpB codes for MREFARGSGVKSSPPRVLSQVHLVWLAWPGRPWGTLEHYQRAEYKGSARANRSVTCTLSRRKNCGKGEARAYRGACFRGAKRLPVQAFCQGNGRALAKSNSKPEDPAHDNERLIAQNRRARHEYEVIDTLECGIVLVGSEVKSLRNGKVTIEEAYAQVKLGEVWLVGCDIPEYKEANQFNHEPRRQRKLLLHKHEFAKFAQKSTQQGMTLVPLKLYFKKGRAKLLLGLCRGRQLHDKREKMKKQDTQRDIDRAMRKK; via the coding sequence ATGCGGGAGTTTGCTAGGGGAAGTGGGGTGAAAAGTTCGCCGCCGCGCGTGCTGTCACAAGTTCACTTAGTTTGGCTCGCCTGGCCCGGGCGTCCCTGGGGCACGCTTGAGCATTATCAGCGAGCCGAGTACAAAGGATCGGCGCGCGCCAATCGATCAGTCACGTGTACTTTATCACGCCGGAAAAACTGCGGGAAGGGCGAAGCGCGGGCCTACCGCGGGGCGTGTTTTCGCGGCGCTAAACGGTTGCCGGTTCAAGCCTTCTGCCAGGGGAATGGTCGAGCGTTGGCCAAGTCAAATTCTAAGCCTGAAGACCCGGCGCACGACAACGAGCGCCTGATCGCGCAGAACCGCCGCGCGCGGCACGAGTACGAAGTGATCGACACGCTCGAATGTGGCATCGTCCTGGTGGGCAGCGAAGTAAAAAGCCTGCGCAACGGCAAGGTGACCATCGAAGAAGCCTACGCCCAGGTCAAGCTCGGCGAGGTCTGGCTCGTCGGTTGCGACATACCCGAGTACAAGGAAGCCAACCAGTTCAATCACGAGCCGCGGCGGCAGCGGAAGCTGTTGTTGCACAAGCACGAGTTCGCCAAGTTCGCCCAGAAGTCGACCCAGCAAGGGATGACGCTGGTGCCGCTGAAGCTGTACTTCAAGAAGGGGCGGGCCAAATTGCTGTTGGGTTTGTGCCGTGGTCGACAACTGCACGACAAGCGCGAGAAGATGAAGAAGCAAGACACCCAGCGCGACATCGATCGCGCCATGCGTAAGAAATAA
- a CDS encoding ABC transporter ATP-binding protein, with translation MLKLLNVRKGFANPEGGTLPILDIERFEIAPAEQVLLMGQSGSGKTTLLHCIAGLAVPDAGEIWLDGVNIVKLSEHRRDTYRATKLGYVYQTFNLLPGFTALENVLLGMSFGGQHADRARARHLLERVGLGRRTDHRPAMLSVGEQQRVAVARALANRPKLLLADEPTASVDARHQQQIIDLVRDTCREEQVALLLVTHSTQLAAQFERVEHLDQFNRAVAV, from the coding sequence ATGCTCAAACTGTTGAATGTTCGCAAAGGGTTCGCCAATCCCGAGGGGGGAACCCTGCCGATCCTGGACATCGAACGGTTCGAGATCGCGCCGGCCGAGCAAGTGTTGCTGATGGGGCAAAGCGGCTCGGGCAAGACGACCCTGCTGCATTGCATTGCCGGCTTGGCGGTTCCGGACGCGGGGGAGATTTGGCTCGACGGGGTGAACATCGTCAAGCTCTCGGAACATCGTCGCGACACCTACCGCGCGACCAAGCTGGGGTACGTCTATCAGACGTTCAATCTGTTGCCGGGTTTCACGGCGCTGGAGAATGTGCTCTTGGGAATGAGCTTTGGCGGGCAGCATGCTGACCGTGCCCGCGCGCGGCATTTGCTCGAGCGCGTGGGCCTGGGGCGGCGAACCGATCATCGGCCGGCCATGCTCTCGGTCGGCGAACAGCAGCGCGTGGCCGTGGCCCGGGCGTTGGCCAATCGGCCCAAGCTGTTGCTGGCCGACGAGCCCACGGCCAGCGTCGATGCTCGGCATCAACAGCAGATTATCGACCTCGTCCGTGATACCTGCCGCGAGGAGCAAGTGGCGCTGCTCTTGGTCACGCACTCGACGCAGTTGGCCGCGCAGTTTGAGCGCGTCGAACACTTGGATCAATTTAACCGGGCCGTTGCCGTCTGA
- a CDS encoding ABC transporter permease → MSLWRIAWNSLKYRRLSSALTAFSMALGVALVVVVLVIYATIRSSFARGSEGFHLVVGPKAGRLELVLNAIFHLGTPPGKIPYSYYKEFLPGGKFANYVSTAVPICLGDNYEGFRVIGTSVDFFPAGTLPGKPYVLATGRAFEPQGYFEAVVGSQVARRTGLKVGSAFEPTHGLAHDEIGHKHDAFKVVGVLAPTGTRSDYALFVNIEGFYLLDGHAEAPPAGAPKRAKGEPLPEDQRAVSAVLVRCKMDAFGQALQRAVFDGPVAQAVFPTREVKLLFETLIAPMLFILLALAVLVVIVASVGLMVSIYNSMAERRRDIAIMRSLGAGRRTVLTVVLLESLLLAAVGGLCGWALGHGLIGLLSPVIENYTGVSIHFWESPQLGVLLDPSTRSRLGDTLVHTPIELLLLPVIIVAAGLAGLLPAVTAYRTDVAKTLSS, encoded by the coding sequence ATGAGTCTGTGGCGAATCGCCTGGAACAGCTTGAAATACCGCCGGCTGTCGTCGGCACTGACGGCGTTTTCGATGGCGCTCGGCGTGGCGCTGGTCGTCGTGGTGCTGGTCATCTACGCCACCATTCGCTCCTCGTTCGCGCGCGGCTCCGAAGGTTTTCACCTCGTCGTCGGTCCCAAAGCCGGACGGCTGGAACTGGTGCTGAACGCGATCTTTCATCTGGGGACGCCGCCGGGAAAAATCCCCTACAGCTATTACAAGGAGTTCCTCCCCGGCGGCAAGTTCGCCAACTACGTGTCGACGGCGGTGCCGATCTGCCTGGGGGACAACTATGAAGGCTTTCGGGTTATCGGCACGTCGGTCGACTTCTTTCCGGCCGGTACCTTGCCGGGCAAGCCCTATGTGTTGGCCACGGGACGCGCGTTCGAGCCGCAGGGTTACTTCGAGGCGGTCGTCGGTTCGCAAGTGGCCCGACGCACCGGGCTGAAGGTGGGCAGCGCGTTCGAGCCGACGCACGGACTGGCACACGACGAGATCGGCCACAAGCACGACGCGTTCAAGGTCGTCGGCGTCCTAGCCCCCACCGGCACGCGCAGCGATTACGCCCTGTTCGTGAACATCGAAGGTTTTTATCTGCTCGATGGCCATGCCGAGGCGCCCCCCGCGGGCGCACCCAAGCGAGCCAAAGGCGAGCCGCTCCCCGAGGATCAACGGGCGGTGTCGGCCGTGCTGGTCCGTTGCAAGATGGACGCCTTTGGCCAGGCGCTGCAGCGCGCCGTGTTCGACGGTCCCGTGGCCCAGGCGGTATTTCCAACTCGCGAGGTGAAGCTGCTGTTCGAGACGCTGATCGCGCCGATGTTATTTATTTTACTGGCTCTGGCGGTGCTGGTGGTGATCGTGGCCAGTGTGGGGCTGATGGTCAGCATCTATAACTCCATGGCCGAGCGCCGCCGCGACATCGCCATCATGCGTTCCCTCGGCGCCGGTCGTCGCACGGTGCTGACGGTCGTCTTGCTCGAATCGCTGCTGCTGGCCGCCGTCGGAGGATTGTGCGGCTGGGCACTGGGGCACGGGCTGATCGGGCTGTTGAGCCCAGTGATCGAGAACTACACCGGCGTGTCGATCCACTTCTGGGAATCGCCACAGCTTGGGGTGCTCTTGGACCCGAGCACGCGCAGCCGGCTGGGCGATACGCTGGTCCACACGCCGATCGAGTTACTGTTGTTGCCGGTGATCATCGTCGCCGCGGGCCTGGCCGGATTGCTGCCGGCGGTCACGGCTTATCGCACCGACGTGGCGAAGACGCTGTCGAGTTGA
- a CDS encoding MBOAT family protein has product MLFSSPVFLFLFLPVLLALYAVCPQRGKNVLLLAASLLFYAWGEPLLILVMFASIGMNYGFGLWVERARSATGRHIAISAAVVGNLALLGYFKYAGFLIQNLNVLLAAVGLPELGSTYVVMPIGISFYTFQAMSYVIDVYRGETRAQKNPIVMALYIALFPQLIAGPIVRYVDVAAQMAQRRVTLAGFSSGIQRFIIGLGKKMLLANAAASVADSIFDIPSHQLSLTVAWLGIVCYAVQIYFDFAGYSDMAIGLGRMFGFEFLENFNYPYISRSITEFWRRWHISLSTWFRDYVYIPLGGNRRGPARTYANLLIVFLLCGLWHGASWNFVIWGAFHGAFLIIERGAVGRWLARAWGPVQHLYALVVVLVGWVFFRAETFPMALGYLGAMLGLNGLSSVEYPLALFLDSGVIVALLAGALASTPIVPWLVRRYEQQTVRTLDAWRQTALATGWELSRLAGLTLIFVGSAANMVASTYNPFIYFRF; this is encoded by the coding sequence GTGCTATTCAGCTCGCCAGTCTTTTTGTTCTTGTTCCTCCCCGTGTTGTTGGCCCTGTACGCCGTCTGTCCGCAGCGGGGCAAGAACGTGCTGCTGCTGGCGGCCAGCTTGCTGTTCTATGCCTGGGGCGAGCCGCTGCTGATCCTGGTGATGTTCGCCTCGATCGGCATGAACTACGGCTTTGGGCTGTGGGTCGAGCGAGCCCGTAGCGCCACCGGCCGCCACATCGCCATCAGCGCCGCCGTGGTCGGCAACCTGGCGCTGTTGGGTTACTTCAAATACGCCGGCTTCCTAATTCAGAATCTGAACGTGCTGTTGGCCGCGGTCGGGCTGCCCGAGTTGGGCAGCACGTACGTCGTGATGCCGATCGGCATTTCGTTCTACACGTTCCAGGCCATGTCCTACGTCATCGACGTTTATCGGGGCGAGACGCGGGCGCAAAAGAACCCGATCGTCATGGCCCTGTACATCGCGTTGTTCCCGCAACTGATCGCCGGGCCGATCGTTCGCTACGTTGACGTCGCGGCCCAGATGGCCCAGCGCCGCGTCACGCTGGCCGGCTTCAGCAGCGGCATCCAGCGGTTCATCATCGGCCTGGGCAAGAAGATGCTCCTGGCCAATGCCGCGGCCAGCGTGGCCGATTCGATCTTCGACATTCCCTCGCACCAGTTGTCGCTGACCGTCGCCTGGCTGGGCATCGTCTGCTATGCCGTGCAAATCTACTTCGACTTCGCCGGCTACAGCGACATGGCCATCGGCCTGGGGCGGATGTTCGGCTTTGAGTTCCTGGAGAACTTCAACTACCCGTACATTTCGCGTTCGATCACCGAGTTCTGGCGGCGCTGGCACATCTCGCTGTCGACCTGGTTCCGCGACTATGTCTACATTCCGCTCGGCGGCAACCGCCGCGGCCCGGCGCGGACTTACGCCAACTTGCTGATCGTGTTCCTGCTGTGCGGGCTCTGGCACGGCGCCAGTTGGAACTTTGTGATTTGGGGCGCGTTTCACGGCGCGTTCCTGATCATCGAGCGCGGCGCCGTCGGCCGTTGGCTAGCGCGCGCCTGGGGCCCGGTGCAACACCTCTACGCGCTGGTTGTGGTGCTGGTCGGCTGGGTCTTCTTCCGGGCCGAAACCTTCCCCATGGCGCTCGGCTACCTGGGAGCGATGCTGGGCCTGAATGGCCTGTCGAGTGTCGAGTACCCGCTGGCGCTGTTCCTCGACTCGGGCGTGATCGTCGCCTTGCTGGCCGGCGCGCTGGCCAGCACGCCGATCGTCCCTTGGCTGGTGCGGCGCTACGAGCAGCAAACCGTCCGCACGCTCGACGCCTGGCGGCAGACGGCCCTGGCCACCGGGTGGGAGCTGTCGCGATTGGCGGGCCTGACCCTGATCTTCGTCGGCTCAGCCGCCAACATGGTCGCCTCGACGTACAACCCGTTCATTTACTTCCGCTTTTAG